The following are from one region of the Centropristis striata isolate RG_2023a ecotype Rhode Island chromosome 19, C.striata_1.0, whole genome shotgun sequence genome:
- the cdk5rap2 gene encoding CDK5 regulatory subunit-associated protein 2 isoform X5, whose translation MDSVVGADLTLPVDINGSCRLPDSLDAGEFSSDSMTAPSFPDKMSPIKALTMKDYENQITALKKENFNLKLRIYFMEERMQQKCDDSTEDIFKTNIELKVELESMKRDLAEKQELLVSASKALESLAGRESGEPQRMREQAQRDMDALREAFHKRIADLEQCLRTAEEEVDKMAAIAEQEKLKNINMEKQIQALGPTSTFTPVPHPVQDLQQALQEKDNIIEQLKITLKNQEAEIHQKKSADRETDAPSTDSIKQLSDAIAKKDQELEALRDELHRGKDRTTPDHQKQNEVSRLESCNKLLTEELAQTKSTNANLSKTLEDTENQIKMLLVKLEEKENELNSEKKNGLKRDKTIQGLTQVFKEKETEIAELCHEIEDRDDALAKAREAAHKAQLQKYQGAEEHQNLLMAKQTELAQLQGEHHVKVLEAQKLQRGLERKEQELADLQQAKDQLEVELEDLQQQKKKGDKALNDLNNQLKKLSGEIGDRESTLEQQYQELLDQTKRKVQAHEVTIQRLTTTLADKEQQLQEYINMVRDFEQSKSPGGNDNVLSKLRQRLKEKEKALEEALDEKFAAIEEKDNEIHQLQLSLREKERDLDRLNNLLSHNDETLNSFDSLIKEKDVELQHLANTLKNLQRAKQDVEDNLNRSLREKDSIISQLQLSLERKTKDMEEMAESILSQSQTHERDLAEQMGQRLKVAEAMLAEAMKARERLVADNDSAVEGLLATISSKDQLIKESAEHYNRMLSERTQEIQELRRQLSDRQQQLATAEKQSSTTAQEGYLETAELKTLLAEKDSLINKLLQRGQERDQFLAEMRQKEGSDHVLELRQTIQIMQEKLDEREAELSRRNSEDTVENVSFSKKTVVVLKKELAQKTEALNKALKRENELKISLAELQSLLSELEGRNEGQAANIESLTATLKTKDEIIDVLHQRLGQRGDSRADHTQDQVIGSAMERSLPGLPQRERTMIGGDSQQETLPNLIALQQEHDALNKALRAEQQLYSSLVRTVKEQDSAQRLHALQLELTAVQLLRQQLEESIKTNEELRDDLEREIHRAKLREGMDLIDPKELESMRHQLEDAQRWNTSLQARLGAIQNRGGGVGGATDGETLSFIGDQTSYMSICVGEGQDDSLSLLSAQELRQKVLELQDCVSRLQTINNELQNRLSLLEKSDHDAYNKEDKDVSSRSHLKQQLEKTHEMRPVAHSSRTHHSGQDKETQTDIKLGQMVSGKLLGDMSLDSGLGQSREHAQSDNDTLDTGNSKQWNTDTKALKSLLTHCGATSVSHLRDELLRLRSENVKLRGLLKEQKSSECKEKESTDASGNSSDGQAELRRSLEALQAESKAHPKVTSPLKEKGEKSSDEVSDGKSPVTTELIVSTTGGMESPQTKGQSHSRSVKQHVARHGAGVKSRLPIPVRLRVEAGSSRQSVNSDHFKTDALLHLHLDGVYESDQQLHADSDSPMSPQHSTSPSSMLRYAHHTGSPVGSEKGSEAGTALDHDRPDSALFTQLELLHQECQEKEALINKLSEQLADWEELHAQLREKERLNRQYVEALQAAESTIAYLTACSLDSQGGFGSHTSQCTGSGSVVSDSALFIRCIELQKALQWKEELNNELVELLNMAEKTIASIESQDRNPEISDLYLKIESALQQVNASSNQQSPRGVFGGTDDSMQELQRHTDSLQEALWHQNRLNAELQEKLNEKESKEHQLGMGASDNVSSNQAMIKVLMNCLSAAESAVSSLAVHCSNTSSLASGRSSQISPDLQIHLEKLQRALQERKELGEPTQPTTKSTSNQSAASPGTKGQLHQELHNNLCRLYKAFCDQYQRLSELQAALQGDRGCREETEIHRTVQDVKGLPPSVQVQLETLHKALREKKKACKSLEEKLATALTSPETARRALEQDDKGVQVDLQDLGYETSGKSENDREESSSTDLEVGVNPSCSASSLPSQHEQATFSSTENLDSTSSTPYPSSPALSSAKVSLKSLQVYDEYGVSKDPLQLQGQVRELKVQLETQTKLILQMQSLLHRSSLSSDLVANSSDASALRDQEGTQQGDQSQDRSYRNGQLREKKEGENQAMKDKTSRLNMEAERTLNRSTNEQLQQSRSRSASPARLDSLVQSQARELSQLRQQIKESRRLGALQRRQLDELSKAFKELLQAGEVDYYKGEAVKEQLEKSLSILERLEGRLDKGESRLDNEEVGALELSRRLAKELQEKNRLIQSLQSQIRGQSPSSHHSSHSELYHSDRTSSSCHSSPTTQSGNRAHSQRHPSDWTGAAVPPVGGAQEDGVSVHRDAASRLQGLQRENKRLQDQLRGSEELNTTLRTELDLHRSIMAQTSSHHQEQDHDHDQEGSGPQTDTPKPDGVIDSQKNAAEQPRTMNSDLLAEHLQEIRALRQRLEESIRTNDRLREQLEKRLAEVEKDPAATNIFIHGNEEQSQLANEVRFLWGQNQALKEQLSLGSRDKQKENEKLRETLARRTAKLEQSRRECEALRQENNRLQERLEHCSQENSQLQETLHYSKEELHRFQCEVKLQRQQLSDSQHLLQSLRVELQVYEKIKTEAHKHNESSEVTLEPVSAPSSGSVDLSELLVEIRHLRLQLERSIQTNTALRQKLEEQLLRGPNRPETININYLLSSPDEGGRSPGREGCDLLRHNEHISVFHDEKRRPHSEMDGGSFSSSSGESVTPSRLVPGHRMWANRNGRHILGLIEDYNALRKQISEGRKLSRSMEAQLQENLHTLKQQGSDNKVMEQQHLKSLSGSVNTMQHVLEEAGRLLKLVWRVSLPAGLTAGDGSNNQQDELLKNEIARLKSRLSQQERMLSGAVKRLRSTNQLKEGMERVIIDQLYLTHGVLKKARGNLEEVPVNGQ comes from the exons AACATTGAGCTGAAGGTAGAGTTGGAGTCTATGAAGAGAGACCTAGCTGAGAAACAAGAGCTGCTCGTGTCTGCATC GAAAGCGTTGGAGAGTCTGGCTGGTCGGGAATCAGGAGAACCCCAGCGTATGAGAGAGCAAGCGCAGAGAGACATGGATGCACTTCGAGAAGCATTTCACAAGAGGATAGCTGACCTAGAACAG TGTCTGCGAACGGCAGAGGAAGAGGTTGACAAGATGGCAGCCATCGCTGAGCAGGAAAAGTTAAAGAATATAAACATGGAGAAGCAGATTCAAGCCCTGGGTCCAACAAGCACCTTTACCCCTGTCCCCCACCCAGTTCAGGACCTGCAGCAGGCCCTGCAGGAAAAAGACAA taTAATTGAACAACTGAAGATCACTTTAAAGAACCAGGAAGCTGAGATTCATCAGAAGAAAAGtgcagacagggagacagatgCACCATCAACTGACTCTATAAAACAACTATCTGATGCCATTGCCAAGAAAGATCAGGAGTTAGAG GCACTGAGGGACGAGTTACACAGAGGGAAGGACAGAACAACACCAGACCATCAG AAGCAGAATGAGGTTAGCCGATTGGAGTCCTGCAATAAGCTGCTGACCGAAGAGCTTGCCCAGACGAAAAGCACCAATGCGAACCTGAGTAAAACACTGGAGGATACTGAGAATCAAATAAAG ATGCTGTTAGTGAagctggaggagaaggagaatgaACTCAactctgaaaagaaaaatggactAAAGCGAGACAAAACTATCCAGGGGCTTACACAGGTCTTCAAGGAAAAGGAAACAGAG ATCGCAGAGCTGTGTCATGAGATCGAGGACCGGGATGACGCTTTGGCCAAGGCCAGAGAGGCAGCACATAAAGCCCAACTGCAGAAATACCAG GGAGCAGAGGAGCACCAAAATCTGTTAATGGCAAAGCAAACGGAGCTAGCCCAACTCCAGGGGGAACACCATGTGAAAGTGCTTGAAGCCCAAAAGCTACAGCGCGGCCTGGAGAGGAAGGAGCAAGAGCTGGCTGATTTACAGCAAGCAAAGGATCAGCTAGAGGTAGAACTAGAGGACCTacaacagcagaagaagaagggagACAAGGCCCTGAAT GATCTAAACAATCAGCTCAAAAAGCTGAGTGGTGAGATAGGGGACAGGGAGAGCACTCTGGAGCAGCAGTACCAGGAGCTGCTGGATCAAACCAAAAGAAAAGTGCAAGCCCATGAGGTCACCATCCAGCGGCTCACAACCACACTGGCAGATAAAGAGCAGCAGCTACAG GAGTACATAAACATGGTCAGAGACTTTGAGCAAAGCAAAAGTCCAGGAGGAAACGATAATGTGCTATCCAAGCTGCGGCAAAGgctgaaagaaaaggagaaagccCTGGAG GAAGCGCTGGATGAGAAGTTTGCTGCCATTGAGGAGAAAGACAATGAGATACACCAGCTGCAGCTGTCTctaagagagaaggagagagaccTGGACAGGCTCAATAACTTGCTCTCTCACAACGACGAAACCCTAAAT AGTTTTGACAGTCTGATTAAAGAGAAGGATGTGGAGCTGCAGCATCTTGCAAATACTCTAAAGAACCTGCAGAGAGCCAAGCAAGATGTAGAAGATAACTTGAACAGATCACTGAGGGAGAAGGACTCCATCATCAGCCAGCTACAGCTCTCACTGGAGCGCAAGACAAAGGATATGGAG GAAATGGCCGAATCAATTCTGAGCCAGTCACAGACTCATGAACGTGACCTCGCTGAACAGATGGGTCAGAGGTTAAAGGTCGCAGAGGCTATGTTGGCTGAGGCTATGAAGGCCAGGGAAAGGCTGGTGGCAGACAATGACAGCGCTGTGGAAGGACTGCTGGCTACAATCAGCAGCAAAGACCAGCTAATTAAG GAGTCTGCAGAGCATTACAACCGCATGCTGTCTGAGCGCACCCAAGAGATTCAGGAACTGAGGAGGCAGCTGTctgacaggcagcagcagctcgcCACCGCTGAGAAGCAAAGCTCTACAACGGCCCAGGAGGGTTATTTAGAGACTGCAGAGCTCAAAACCCTGCTTGCTGAAAAAGACAGTCTCATCAAT aaGCTTCTGCAACGTGGTCAGGAGAGGGACCAGTTTCTGGCAGAGATGAGGCAGAAGGAGGGGTCGGATCATGTGTTGGAGCTCAGACAAACTATCCAGATCATGCAGGAGAAGTTGGACGAGAGGGAAG CTGAGCTGTCCAGGAGGAATAGTGAGGATACTGTGGAGAACGTTTCCTTCTCCAAGAAGACAGTCGTTGTCCTGAAGAAGGAGCTAGCACAGAAAACCGAGGCACTGAATAAAGCACTGAAGAGGGAAAATGAACTGAAG ATTTCCCTGGCAGAGCTGCAGTCATTGCTATCTGAGCTGGAGGGTCGCAATGAAGGTCAGGCTGCTAATATCGAGTCCCTGACTGCCACTCTGAAAACCAAGGATGAGATTATCGAT GTTCTCCACCAGCGCCTCGGTCAGAGAGGGGATAGTCGGGCTGATCACACCCAGGATCAGGTCATCGGCTCTGCCATGGAGAGGTCACTCCCAGGACTCCCGCAGAGGGAGAGAACCATGATCGGTGGAGATAGCCAGCAAGAA ACGTTGCCTAACCTAATAGCCTTGCAACAGGAGCATGATGCTCTGAACAAAGCACTGAGAGCCGAACAGCAGCTCTACTCCAGCCTGGTCAGGACTGTAAAGGAGCAGGACAG CGCCCAGCGTCTCCACGCACTGCAGCTGGAGCTGACAGCAGTGCAGCTCCTCaggcagcagctggaggagagtATCAAAACTAATGAGGAGCTGAGGGACGACTTGGAGAGGGAGATACACAGAGCCAAACTCAGAGAAG GTATGGACCTGATTGATCCTAAAGAGTTGGAGAGCATGAGACATCAGCTTGAAGATGCACAGCGCTGGAACACGTCCCTGCAGGCTCGTTTAGGAGCCATCCAGAACCGTGGGGGAGGGGTTGGTGGCGCCACTGATG GCGAAACTTTGAGTTTCATTGGAGATCAGACTTCCTACATGAGTATCTGTGTGGGAGAGGGACAGGATGACAGCTTGTCTCTACTCTCAGCACAAGAGCTCAGGCAGAAG GTGCTGGAGCTGCAGGATTGTGTGAGCAGACTGCAGACCATAAACAACGAGCTGCAGAACCGCCTGTCGCTATTGGAGAAGTCGGACCATGACGCTTACAACAAAGAAGACAAAGATGTGTCTAGCAGAAGCCACTTGAAACAG CAGCTTGAGAAGACACATGAGATGCGGCCTGTGGCTCACAGCAGCAGGACGCATCACTCTGGTCAGGATAAAGAGACTCAGACAGACATCAAACTAGGACAG ATGGTGTCTGGAAAGCTGTTGGGTGATATGAGTTTGGACAGTGGCCTTGGTCAGAGTAGAGAACATGCTCAGTCTGACAACGACACCTTGGACACAGGAAATTCCAAGCAGTGGAACACAGATACAAAGGCACTTAAATCCCTGCTGACTCATTGTGGAGCCACATCAGTCTCACACCTAAG AGACGAGCTGCTCAGACTTCGATCAGAAAACGTGAAACTGCGGGGTCTCCTGAAAGAACAGAAATCTAGTGAGTgtaaagagaaagagagcacaGACGCCTCAGGGAACAGCAGTGATGGACAGGCTGAATTGAGAAGGAGTCTGGAAGCACTGCAGGCCGAGTCAAAAGCTCACCCCAAGGTCACCAGTCCGTTGAAGGAAAAGGGAGAGAAGAGCTCTGACGAGGTGTCGGATGGGAAGTCTCCTGTCACCACTGAACTAATTGTCAGCACCACAGGGGGGATGGAGAGTCCACAAACTAAAGGCCAGTCACACAGCAGGAGTGTAAAGCAGCATGTCGCAAGGCATGGG GCTGGTGTCAAATCTCGCCTCCCCATCCCTGTGAGGCTCCGAGTGGAGGCTGGCAGCAGCAGGCAGTCTGTGAACTCTGACCATTTCAAAACTGATGCACTTCTGCACCTTCATTTGGATGGTGTATATGAGTCGGACCAGCAACTGCATGCAGACTCTGACTCCCCCATGTCACCCCAGCACAGCACTTCCCCATCTTCCATGCTCAGATATGCACATCATACTGGCAGTCCAGTAGGGTCAGAAAAAGGCTCTGAAGCTGGAACAGCGTTGGATCACGACCGGCCCGACTCTGCGCTTTTCACTCAGCTGGAGCTTCTCCACCAGGAGTGTCAGGAGAAAGAGGCCCTGATCAACAAGCTAAGTGAGCAGCTAGCTGATTGGGAAGAGCTCCACGCTCAGCTCCGGGAAAAGGAGCGGCTCAATCGCCAGTACGTGGAGGCCTTACAGGCTGCAGAATCCACCATCGCTTACCTGACTGCCTGCAGTCTAGACAGTCAGGGAGGATTTGGGTCGCACACCAGTCAGTGCACAGGTTCTGGCTCTGTGGTTTCAGATTCTGCCCTTTTCATCCGATGCATAGAGCTGCAAAAAGCCCTACAGTGGAAGGAGGAGCTCAACAACGAGCTTGTAGAGCTTCTGAACATGGCAGAGAAAACCATCGCCTCCATTGAGAGCCAGGACAGAAATCCAGAAATCAGTGATTTATATTTGAAGATAGAGTCGGCCTTGCAGCAGGTGAACGCATCTTCAAATCAGCAGAGCCCAAGAGGTGTTTTTGGAGGCACAGACGACTCCATGCAGGAGTTGCAACGTCACACAGACTCTTTGCAGGAAGCATTGTGGCACCAGAATAGACTCAATGCAGAGCTGCAGGAAAAACttaatgaaaaggagtcaaaggaACATCAACTGGGAATGGGAGCTTCTGATAATGTCAGTTCAAATCAGGCGATGATCAAAGTTCTGATGAATTGCCTTAGTGCAGCAGAGTCTGCTGTTTCCTCTCTGGCTGTGCACTGTTCAAATACCAGCTCCTTGGCTTCTGGTAGATCATCACAGATCAGCCCTGACCTGCAGATACATTTGGAGAAACTTCAGAGAGCCCTGCAAGAGAGGAAGGAACTGGGAGAACCCACCCAGCCAACCACCAAATCCACCAGCAATCAGTCTGCAGCTTCACCTGGAACAAAGGGACAGCTCCACCAAGAGCTCCATAACAACCTCTGCCGCCTCTACAAGGCCTTCTGCGATCAGTATCAGAGACTCTCTGAACTGCAAGCTGCACTACAGGGGGATAGGGGCTGCAGAGAGGAGACGGAGATACACAGGACAGTGCAGGATGTCAAGGGATTACCACCGAGTGTTCAGGTCCAACTGGAGACTCTCCATAAGGCactgagagaaaagaagaaggcaTGTAAAAGCCTGGAGGAGAAACTGGCCACTGCTCTTACCTCCCCTGAAACTGCACGCAGAG CTCTGGAGCAGGATGACAAAGGCGTGCAGGTGGATTTGCAGGACCTGGGTTACGAAACCAGTGGCAAGAGTGAGAACGATAGGGAAGAGAGCAGTAGCACAG ATCTAGAGGTTGGTGTGAACCCTAGCTGCAGCGCCTCTAGCCTGCCTTCCCAACACGAGCAGGCCACCTTCTCCTCCACTGAAAACCTGGACTCAACCTCCAGCACCCCGTACCCTAGCTCCCCAGCTCTCAGCTCGGCCAAG GTCAGTTTGAAAAGCCTGCAGGTCTATGATGAGTACGGTGTTTCAAAGGACCCTCTGCAGCTTCAGGGACAAGTCAGAGAGCTCAAGGTCCAGCTGGAAACCCAGACCAAACTTATCCTCCAAATGCAAAGTCTTCTGCATAGAAGCTCTCTCTCCAGTGACCTTGTTGCCAACAGCTCTGATGCCTCAGCTTTAAGGGATCAAGAAGGGACACAGCAAGGAGACCAGAGTCAAGATAGGAGCTACAGAAATGGGCAGCTAAGGGAGAAAAAGGAGGGGGAGAACCAGGCGATGAAGGATAAAACCAGCCGCCTGAACATGGAAGCGGAGAGGACGCTGAACAGAAGCACGAATgaacagctgcagcagagccGCAGCCGCTCCGCGTCACCTGCAAG ACTGGACTCCCTGGTGCAGTCTCAGGCCAGGGAGCTGTCACAACTGAGGCAGCAGATCAAGGAGAGCCGCAGGCTGGGAGCCCTGCAGCGTCGGCAGCTGGATGAGCTGAGCAAGGCCTTCAAGGAGCTGCTGCAGGCCGGTGAAGTCGACTACTACAAGGGGGAGGCGGTCAAAGAGCAGCTGGAGAAGAGCCTGAGCATCCTGGAGAGGCTGGAGGGACGGCTGGACAAAG GAGAGTCTCGTCTGGATAATGAGGAAGTGGGGGCCCTGGAACTGTCTCGCAG gTTGGCGAAAGAGCTACAGGAGAAGAACCGTCTGATCCAGAGTCTGCAGAGCCAGATCAGAGGCCAAAGTCCCAGCAGCCACCACAGCTCTCACTCTGAACTGTACCACTCAGAcaggacctcctcctcctgccacaGCAGCCCGACCACACAAAGTGGCAATCGAGCTCACA GCCAGCGACACCCCTCTGATTGGACAGGAGCAGCTGTCCCTCCTGTAGGAGGAGCTCAGGAGGACGGTGTATCTGTTCACAGGGATGCTGCCAGCAGACTGCAGGGCCTGCAGAGGGAGAACAAGCGACTGCAGGATCAGCTGAGGGGCAGCGAGGAGCTCAACACCACCCTGCGCACTGAACTGGACCTACATCGATCAATTATGGCTCAGACCAGCTCCCACCATCAGGAACAAGATCACGACCACGACCAGGAGGGATCAGGGCCTCAGACGGATACACCTAAACCAGATGGAGTCATTGACTCACAGAAGAACGCTGCTGAACAGCCTCGCACAATGAATTCAG ACTTGCTGGCAGAACATCTGCAGGAGATCCGAGCGTTGCGACAGCGACTGGAGGAGAGCATCCGCACCAACGACCGTCTCCGGGAGCAGCTGGAGAAGAGACTAGCGGAGGTGGAGAAAGACCCAG CAGCCACCAACATCTTCATCCACGGCAACGAGGAGCAGAGTCAGCTGGCCAATGAGGTGCGGTTCCTCTGGGGACAAAACCAAGCCCTGAAGGAACAGCTCAGCCTGGGCTCTCGAG ACAAGCAGAAGGAGAACGAGAAGCTACGGGAGACTCTGGCCAGGCGGACGGCCAAACTGGAGCAGAGCAGACGGGAGTGTGAAGCTCTGAGGCAAGAAAACAACCGActgcaggagaggctggagcACTGCAGCCAAGAAAACTCCCAGCTACAGGAGACACTGCACTACAGCAAGGAGGAGctgcacag GTTTCAGTGTGAGGTGAAGCTCCAAAGGCAGCAGCTGTCGGACTCCCAGCATCTTCTGCAGTCACTGCGGGTGGAGCTGCAAGTTTATGAAAAGATCAAGACCGAAGCTCACAAACACAACG AATCCAGTGAGGTGACCCTGGAGCCTGTCTCCGCCCCGTCCTCCGGCTCAGTGGACCTGAGCGAGCTGCTGGTGGAGATCCGACACCTGCGACTGCAGCTGGAGAGGAGCATCCAGACCAACACGGCACTGCGGCAGAAACTGGAGGAGCAGCTGCTCCGAGGACCCAACCGCCCTGAAACCATCAACATTAACTACCTGCTGTCCTCTCCAG ATGAAGGAGGCAGGTCACCGGGTCGTGAAGGCTGCGATCTTCTCCGTCACAACGAACACATCAGTGTCTTTCATG ATGAGAAACGTCGTCCTCACTCAGAGATGGACGGTGGGTCATTTAGCAGCAGCTCTGGCGAAAGTGTCACTCCCTCTCGTTT